The following proteins are encoded in a genomic region of Clostridia bacterium:
- a CDS encoding dockerin type I repeat-containing protein, with protein sequence MKRFVSMLLASLITLTAFGAASLFGGALGAGAEFFDYYEYTRIPGLDAFDAADFALAWMPRASYAGSSGACLPAGGGVEAVQSFTVTGADAWGCSSVSSVRLRNTAPENNTQGMELDSPNWAAKDKPNGKDIFGDTGLTFADSQGFCFWAGLNGGAFVGTAKVTIYDVPARGPFYIASEDGSTDMSGYGIGSVYETDMIRPDEDGYFYFDFKTDYKQVDWWTTDEYGVNAFGMGKYPIPYSVIARLNGFQITFSGLQTGDTLYIGDWRAYRDTRLHLDELEEQCAAYDALDPEAYTEETYAAATEAYLSAYGMLLDHTGCDQKQIDAAARELKLALKALKPMFKAAKNDVKLAGFEVWDDDDFDEIMNGGVCFDTAAVEDENVPKNRDQSVMILAQPLDGEPLYGYSCFTNAVEDGAVKNPFEPLEGSAPLSSAAGLRFWIKWGEAMDGAPEDLRVGLGVSSEGLYFESEDGSVALPDSEGYIGVPWSAFYDVDGDEDVYDRIDEFDTIYIYLGQTAGLYYIGDLGGFTWSTSSADFGPLKAKIAKTEAYLATLDRGEYMINSWNRVLSAIEDGRALLGVYGATEEDVEEAVNNIDNAVRRLTYGGVAPPPKVVVRLEALYKCGAACWRGNVTSASYRELKLALEQAEELLEYGGTFRDFNAGIETLDAAIAGLVPIKAGGKVTSIYSFEDYTTRDLNRATGGSNMVSYSLDSDFDKLPEGYAKALKMTSLEDKSVDDESVNGILQFAAMYREAGTNRVVPLKMGTPEDPKANTLIGDLTGTDGICLWVGVNDMSLIREGTLRFGVSNCEVSPLFERSTLHIPLPASGSGWIYIPWECFERYDEWTNGQEIDLARIYFYVIRFNGEIKQGAEIYVTGIHAYKNVTAGEWEVPAASNIEDGGVYDVSERPLVPAWNAGAAILDGEFFPVDAAVEKNGEHTLELINGDKRTTVTFTVTGGEDEYTMPVVAGVVGSGVYEEPVTITWDVGEGVLNGEAVESGVVVSEPGLYALRVVNGDKSVTVRFEIKEQTPPPPEYKKGDMDGDGEITVNDALKALRIAARLAVATEEDMLIADTDGDGEISVNDALKILRVAAKLADESSLG encoded by the coding sequence ATGAAAAGATTCGTTTCAATGCTGCTCGCGTCTCTTATTACGCTGACCGCGTTCGGCGCGGCGTCGCTGTTCGGAGGCGCGCTCGGCGCGGGCGCCGAGTTTTTCGATTACTACGAATATACCCGTATCCCCGGGCTCGACGCGTTCGACGCGGCGGATTTCGCGCTCGCGTGGATGCCGCGCGCGTCCTACGCGGGGAGCAGCGGCGCGTGCCTGCCCGCCGGCGGCGGGGTTGAAGCGGTGCAGTCGTTCACCGTTACCGGCGCCGACGCGTGGGGGTGCAGCTCCGTTTCGTCCGTCCGTCTGCGCAACACCGCGCCCGAGAACAACACGCAGGGCATGGAGCTCGACAGTCCGAACTGGGCGGCGAAGGATAAGCCGAACGGTAAGGATATCTTCGGCGATACCGGTCTGACTTTCGCCGATTCTCAGGGCTTCTGCTTCTGGGCGGGGCTGAACGGCGGCGCTTTCGTCGGGACCGCCAAGGTCACGATCTACGACGTTCCCGCGAGGGGGCCCTTCTATATCGCCAGCGAGGACGGCTCGACCGATATGAGCGGATACGGGATCGGCTCCGTTTACGAGACCGATATGATACGTCCGGACGAGGACGGTTATTTCTACTTTGATTTCAAAACGGATTATAAGCAGGTCGACTGGTGGACTACCGACGAATACGGCGTCAACGCGTTCGGAATGGGCAAATACCCGATCCCGTACAGTGTGATCGCGCGGCTCAACGGCTTCCAGATCACCTTCAGCGGGCTGCAGACGGGCGACACGCTGTATATCGGCGACTGGCGCGCGTACAGGGATACGCGCCTGCATCTCGACGAGCTTGAGGAGCAGTGCGCCGCTTATGACGCCCTCGATCCCGAGGCGTACACCGAGGAGACCTACGCCGCCGCGACCGAGGCGTACCTAAGCGCATACGGAATGCTGCTGGATCACACCGGATGCGACCAGAAGCAGATCGACGCGGCGGCGCGCGAGCTGAAACTCGCGCTGAAAGCGCTCAAGCCGATGTTCAAGGCGGCCAAAAACGACGTGAAGCTCGCCGGCTTTGAGGTCTGGGACGACGACGACTTCGATGAAATTATGAACGGCGGCGTCTGCTTCGACACCGCTGCGGTCGAAGATGAGAACGTTCCGAAAAACCGCGATCAGTCCGTTATGATCCTCGCGCAGCCGCTCGACGGCGAGCCGCTTTACGGCTACAGCTGCTTCACCAACGCCGTCGAAGACGGCGCGGTCAAAAATCCCTTCGAGCCGCTCGAGGGCTCCGCGCCGCTCAGCAGCGCCGCCGGCCTCCGCTTCTGGATCAAGTGGGGAGAGGCGATGGACGGAGCGCCGGAGGATCTCCGCGTCGGCCTCGGCGTTTCCTCCGAAGGCCTGTACTTCGAGAGCGAAGACGGATCGGTCGCCCTGCCCGACAGTGAAGGATATATCGGCGTTCCGTGGTCCGCTTTCTACGACGTCGACGGCGACGAGGACGTTTACGACCGCATCGACGAGTTCGACACGATCTATATTTATCTCGGCCAAACGGCCGGACTCTACTATATCGGGGATCTCGGCGGCTTCACGTGGAGCACGTCGTCCGCGGATTTCGGCCCGCTCAAAGCGAAGATCGCCAAAACCGAAGCGTATTTGGCGACGCTCGACAGAGGCGAATATATGATCAATTCATGGAACAGAGTTTTGAGCGCGATCGAAGACGGACGCGCTCTGCTCGGCGTTTACGGCGCGACTGAGGAAGACGTCGAGGAAGCCGTCAACAATATCGATAACGCGGTCCGCAGGCTGACCTACGGCGGCGTCGCTCCGCCTCCGAAAGTGGTGGTGCGGCTCGAGGCGCTGTATAAATGCGGCGCGGCCTGCTGGCGCGGCAACGTGACCTCCGCGAGCTACCGCGAGCTGAAGCTTGCGCTCGAACAGGCGGAGGAACTGCTTGAATACGGCGGCACGTTTCGCGACTTCAACGCGGGAATAGAAACGCTCGATGCCGCGATCGCCGGGCTCGTTCCGATAAAAGCGGGCGGGAAGGTCACGAGCATTTACAGCTTTGAGGATTACACCACCCGCGACCTGAACAGAGCGACCGGCGGCAGCAACATGGTGAGCTATTCGCTCGACTCCGACTTCGACAAGCTCCCCGAGGGCTACGCGAAGGCGCTGAAAATGACATCTCTTGAAGATAAGAGCGTCGACGACGAAAGCGTCAACGGCATCCTCCAGTTCGCGGCGATGTACAGAGAGGCCGGCACGAACAGGGTAGTGCCTCTGAAGATGGGCACGCCGGAGGATCCGAAGGCGAACACCCTTATCGGCGACCTGACCGGCACCGACGGGATCTGCCTCTGGGTAGGCGTCAACGATATGTCGCTGATCCGCGAGGGCACGCTGCGCTTCGGCGTGTCGAACTGCGAGGTAAGCCCGCTCTTCGAGCGTTCGACCCTGCATATCCCGCTTCCCGCGTCCGGCAGCGGCTGGATATATATCCCGTGGGAGTGCTTCGAGCGTTACGACGAGTGGACCAACGGCCAGGAGATCGACCTCGCCAGGATCTATTTCTACGTCATCCGCTTCAACGGAGAGATAAAGCAGGGCGCGGAGATTTACGTAACCGGCATCCACGCGTATAAGAACGTGACCGCCGGCGAGTGGGAAGTCCCCGCCGCGTCCAATATCGAAGACGGCGGCGTTTACGACGTTTCCGAGCGGCCGCTCGTTCCCGCGTGGAACGCGGGCGCCGCGATACTCGACGGCGAATTCTTCCCCGTCGACGCCGCCGTTGAGAAAAACGGCGAGCACACCCTCGAGCTGATAAACGGCGATAAGCGCACGACCGTCACCTTCACCGTCACCGGCGGCGAAGATGAGTACACGATGCCTGTGGTCGCCGGCGTCGTAGGAAGCGGCGTTTACGAGGAGCCCGTCACGATCACCTGGGACGTCGGAGAGGGCGTGCTGAACGGAGAAGCGGTCGAGAGCGGCGTCGTGGTGAGCGAACCCGGCTTATACGCACTCAGGGTCGTCAACGGCGACAAGAGCGTCACGGTGCGCTTCGAGATCAAGGAGCAGACCCCGCCGCCTCCGGAGTATAAGAAAGGCGACATGGACGGCGACGGCGAGATCACGGTCAACGACGCGCTGAAGGCGCTGCGTATCGCCGCGAGACTCGCGGTCGCGACCGAAGAGGATATGCTGATAGCGGACACTGACGGCGACGGCGAGATCTCCGTCAACGACGCGCTGAAGATCCTCCGCGTCGCCGCGAAGCTCGCCGACGAAAGCAGCCTCGGATAA
- a CDS encoding FIVAR domain-containing protein — MKKTLSMLLAVMFVLTAFGVSTIFGGVLGAGAVFYDYFEYTQFPGFSAFTADAITNHAWQNACTFTGFSSDYMPDGVDKVATFTCTTPDKYHGMVLAPLEVKNDQTSTYGVQTEPMWCALDTIEGKDMFGNSKDGEGQIVLDTTFEDCAGFCFWVGNNGGHFDGDVKIQLFAIPTKGVSYSTDNDGGTTMSDYGSGCIFECSGKRADEDGYVYFDFKTDFYWPGWWYADDDGNFHNTGNMADHFPISAKYLVQLNAVCIRLSGVQSGDVVSVGDFRMYKDTRIHVDELEEQCAIFDDLDPEAYTEESYSDAMEIYLEAFEMLQSPDDYTQKQVDAMATELKHAIRDLKPMFKAEKKSVKLAGFEVWDDDDFEEMRDGDLCVDTAAIEEDHVPATREQSVLVYANAVPGEPYYGWSCFTNAIEDGGAIKNPFELEEGSEPLSEASGIRFWIKWDDSLDPIPNACRIGLGVSSEEIYFECEETAVDLPAKQGYVGVAWTNFYDVNGDEDIYDWIDELDTIYIYFEDVSGIYYIADLTGFEWSVSSADFTTLESVVTAQSAYMNTLDETLYYSPSWERAEAAIEAGRGLLGQYGVTQEEVDEAIEEINYAINHLKLLGDLADGPTLAKLNGLYKSGKTYWRGNLVQRTYMTLSEALDNAERLLAEGPTQAEAEAAIAALQSAIAGLVPIQAGSTVNTIFSFESYTNRDLSRATGDRTPNVVYELNSDFAKLPAGYSQALKMTAQADMGSETIDEHGMMQFKAMYRDKSNHPVPIKMEGSNATAVNTLIGDLSGTSGICLWVGVNDMDFVQNCTMRFAVSNCEVSPLFERATVDIPVPATGAGWLYLPWEYFEYYDDWTHGEDIHLEKIFFYIVRFDGAIKQGLEVYVTGIHAYSDPQNGTWDAPVISNITEGQSFDVSEQNLIPDWNVGAAMLDGKFLIYGDPVVTNGEHELVVTNGDKSTTVHFTTSGAIEYEMPTASVENGKSYVKPVAITWTPEDATAELDGIPLMQGDLIEEAGNYTLVVTNGDKVLTVKFTVTDEPAVKKGDMDKDGEITVNDALKALRIAAKLAAASDEDMLIGDVDGDGDITVNDALKILRVAAKLAGEDSLG; from the coding sequence ATGAAAAAGACACTTTCCATGCTGCTTGCCGTGATGTTCGTGCTGACCGCGTTCGGCGTGTCGACGATATTCGGCGGCGTGCTGGGAGCGGGCGCCGTATTCTATGATTACTTTGAATACACGCAGTTCCCCGGCTTCAGCGCCTTTACGGCGGACGCCATCACGAATCACGCCTGGCAGAACGCCTGCACGTTCACCGGCTTCAGCAGCGACTACATGCCGGACGGCGTTGACAAGGTAGCCACCTTTACCTGCACGACGCCCGATAAGTATCACGGCATGGTCCTCGCCCCGCTGGAGGTCAAGAACGACCAGACCAGCACCTACGGCGTGCAGACCGAACCGATGTGGTGCGCCCTCGACACCATCGAAGGCAAGGACATGTTCGGCAACTCCAAGGACGGCGAAGGCCAGATAGTTCTGGACACCACCTTTGAGGACTGCGCGGGCTTCTGCTTCTGGGTCGGCAACAACGGCGGACATTTTGACGGCGACGTCAAAATCCAGCTGTTCGCGATCCCGACCAAGGGCGTTTCCTACAGCACCGACAACGACGGCGGCACTACGATGTCCGATTACGGCTCCGGCTGCATCTTCGAATGCTCCGGCAAGAGAGCCGATGAAGACGGTTACGTCTACTTCGACTTCAAAACGGACTTCTACTGGCCCGGCTGGTGGTACGCCGATGACGACGGCAACTTCCACAACACCGGCAACATGGCTGATCACTTCCCGATCTCCGCGAAGTACCTCGTTCAGCTGAACGCCGTCTGCATCCGTCTCAGCGGCGTGCAGTCCGGAGACGTCGTCTCCGTCGGCGACTTCCGTATGTACAAGGATACCCGTATCCACGTCGATGAGCTCGAAGAGCAGTGCGCTATCTTCGACGACCTCGATCCGGAAGCCTACACCGAAGAGAGCTATTCCGACGCGATGGAGATCTATCTCGAAGCCTTCGAGATGCTCCAGAGCCCCGACGATTACACTCAGAAGCAGGTCGACGCCATGGCGACCGAGCTCAAGCATGCCATCCGCGATCTGAAGCCCATGTTCAAGGCTGAGAAGAAGAGCGTCAAGCTCGCCGGCTTCGAAGTCTGGGACGACGACGACTTTGAAGAAATGAGGGACGGCGACCTCTGCGTCGATACCGCCGCGATCGAAGAGGATCACGTTCCCGCCACCAGGGAGCAGTCCGTACTCGTATACGCGAACGCGGTTCCGGGCGAGCCCTACTACGGCTGGAGCTGCTTCACCAACGCCATCGAAGACGGCGGCGCGATCAAGAACCCCTTTGAGCTTGAAGAAGGCTCCGAGCCTCTGAGCGAAGCCAGCGGCATCCGCTTCTGGATCAAGTGGGACGATAGCCTCGATCCGATCCCGAACGCCTGCCGCATCGGCCTCGGCGTTTCTTCCGAAGAGATCTACTTCGAATGCGAAGAGACCGCGGTCGACCTGCCCGCGAAGCAGGGCTACGTCGGCGTTGCGTGGACGAATTTCTACGACGTCAACGGCGATGAAGACATCTATGACTGGATCGACGAGCTCGATACCATCTACATCTATTTTGAAGACGTCAGCGGCATTTACTACATCGCCGATCTGACCGGTTTCGAGTGGAGCGTTTCCTCCGCCGACTTCACGACGCTCGAGTCTGTTGTCACGGCTCAGTCGGCGTATATGAATACTCTCGACGAGACGCTGTATTACTCTCCCTCCTGGGAAAGAGCCGAAGCCGCCATTGAGGCCGGCAGAGGCCTGCTCGGCCAGTACGGCGTAACTCAGGAAGAAGTCGACGAAGCTATCGAAGAGATCAACTACGCCATCAACCATCTGAAGCTCCTCGGCGATCTTGCCGACGGCCCGACCCTTGCCAAGCTCAACGGCCTTTACAAGAGCGGCAAGACCTACTGGCGCGGCAACCTTGTCCAGCGCACCTATATGACGCTTTCGGAAGCGCTCGATAACGCCGAGAGACTGCTCGCCGAAGGCCCGACTCAGGCCGAGGCCGAAGCCGCGATCGCCGCGCTGCAGTCCGCTATCGCCGGACTCGTGCCGATCCAGGCCGGCTCTACCGTCAACACCATCTTCAGCTTCGAGAGCTACACGAACCGCGACCTCAGCAGAGCGACCGGCGACCGTACTCCCAACGTTGTTTACGAGCTGAACTCCGACTTCGCGAAGCTGCCCGCCGGTTACAGCCAGGCGCTCAAGATGACCGCTCAGGCCGATATGGGCTCCGAGACGATCGACGAGCACGGCATGATGCAGTTCAAGGCCATGTACCGCGACAAGTCCAACCATCCTGTTCCGATCAAGATGGAAGGCTCGAACGCGACCGCCGTCAACACCCTTATCGGCGACCTTTCCGGCACCTCCGGTATCTGCCTCTGGGTAGGCGTCAACGATATGGATTTCGTCCAGAACTGCACGATGCGTTTCGCGGTCTCCAACTGTGAGGTCAGCCCGCTCTTCGAGCGCGCCACCGTCGACATCCCGGTACCCGCTACCGGCGCCGGCTGGCTCTACCTCCCCTGGGAGTACTTCGAATACTACGATGACTGGACTCACGGCGAAGACATCCACCTCGAAAAGATCTTCTTCTACATCGTCCGCTTCGACGGCGCGATCAAGCAGGGACTCGAAGTCTACGTCACCGGCATCCACGCCTACTCTGATCCGCAGAACGGCACGTGGGACGCTCCCGTCATCTCCAACATCACCGAGGGACAGAGCTTTGACGTTTCCGAGCAGAATCTCATCCCCGACTGGAACGTCGGCGCCGCGATGCTGGACGGCAAGTTCCTGATCTACGGCGATCCGGTCGTCACCAACGGCGAGCATGAGCTGGTCGTCACCAACGGCGACAAGTCCACCACCGTTCACTTCACCACCTCCGGCGCCATCGAATACGAGATGCCCACCGCGAGCGTTGAGAACGGCAAGAGCTACGTCAAGCCCGTCGCGATCACCTGGACTCCCGAAGACGCCACCGCCGAGCTGGACGGTATCCCGCTCATGCAGGGCGACCTCATCGAAGAGGCCGGTAACTACACCCTCGTCGTCACCAACGGCGACAAGGTGCTGACCGTCAAATTCACCGTCACCGACGAGCCCGCGGTCAAGAAGGGCGATATGGACAAGGACGGCGAGATCACCGTCAACGACGCGCTGAAGGCGCTGCGTATCGCCGCGAAGCTGGCTGCGGCATCCGATGAGGATATGCTGATCGGCGACGTCGACGGCGACGGCGACATCACCGTCAACGACGCGCTGAAGATCCTCCGTGTTGCCGCGAAACTCGCCGGCGAGGATTCGCTCGGCTGA